A stretch of the Arthrobacter sp. PAMC 25486 genome encodes the following:
- a CDS encoding tRNA (cytidine(34)-2'-O)-methyltransferase codes for MFRILFLTPEIPGNTGNAIRLAAITGAELHLVEPLGFDFSDAKLRRAGLDYHDLAVVTVHKTLEAAWEALAPTRVFAFTSDGEKGYTDVAYQPGDVLLFGRESEGLPDDVKVDPHITARVRLPMLPSLRSLNLANAASIAVFEAWRQNGFAGAQLQA; via the coding sequence GTGTTTCGCATCCTATTCCTGACCCCAGAGATCCCCGGCAATACCGGCAACGCCATCAGGCTGGCCGCCATCACCGGCGCCGAGCTGCACCTGGTTGAACCCCTTGGCTTCGACTTCTCAGATGCCAAGCTGCGCCGTGCCGGCCTGGACTACCACGATCTTGCGGTGGTCACAGTGCACAAGACCCTCGAAGCAGCATGGGAGGCACTGGCACCCACCCGTGTCTTTGCCTTCACCTCAGACGGGGAAAAAGGCTACACCGACGTGGCCTACCAACCCGGCGACGTGTTGCTGTTCGGCCGCGAATCCGAGGGCCTGCCCGACGACGTCAAGGTCGACCCGCACATCACCGCACGCGTCCGGCTGCCCATGCTCCCCTCATTGCGATCCCTGAACCTGGCCAACGCCGCCTCCATTGCGGTCTTTGAAGCCTGGCGGCAAAACGGCTTTGCCGGAGCACAGCTACAAGCCTAA
- a CDS encoding metalloregulator ArsR/SmtB family transcription factor, which produces MNQPVQHQPTRPSTKESLMITTREQAAMAAAMHAGLNSGLDDGQRLSAVASLGDPVRKDLFDLVRGAGRALSRDECAQALGLPKSTVRVHLDKLVEEQLLLVEYRKLGEKTGPGSGRPSKLYAVAQAEISVSVPPRHYDLAAALLAAAVQRSIDTGENVEQSMARVAHDEGRRLGAEAGSIHQLLRTTGYSPEPDGEGGTIMANCPFHRLSQDHTGVVCSLNGSLLSGALEGCADERHDLAPDTQISHCCARLVPREASSQL; this is translated from the coding sequence ATGAATCAACCGGTGCAGCACCAGCCCACCCGTCCCTCAACGAAGGAATCGCTCATGATCACCACCAGGGAGCAGGCTGCCATGGCCGCGGCGATGCACGCCGGGCTGAATTCCGGGCTCGACGACGGCCAGCGCCTCAGTGCCGTCGCCTCCCTGGGTGATCCCGTGCGCAAGGACCTCTTTGACTTGGTGCGCGGTGCAGGGCGGGCACTGAGCCGGGACGAATGCGCGCAGGCGCTGGGGCTGCCCAAGAGCACCGTGCGGGTCCACCTGGACAAGCTGGTGGAGGAACAGTTGCTGCTGGTGGAGTACCGCAAGCTCGGCGAGAAGACCGGGCCCGGATCCGGCCGGCCCAGCAAGCTGTACGCCGTGGCCCAGGCCGAGATCAGCGTTTCCGTTCCGCCGCGCCACTACGACCTTGCCGCCGCACTGCTCGCCGCCGCGGTGCAGCGATCCATCGACACCGGCGAAAACGTGGAGCAGTCCATGGCCCGGGTCGCCCATGACGAGGGCCGTCGCCTGGGTGCAGAGGCCGGGAGCATCCACCAGCTGCTGCGCACCACCGGCTACAGCCCCGAGCCGGACGGCGAGGGCGGGACCATCATGGCCAACTGCCCGTTCCACCGCCTCTCCCAGGACCACACGGGCGTGGTCTGTTCACTTAATGGATCGCTGCTCAGCGGCGCCCTTGAGGGGTGTGCGGATGAGCGCCACGACCTGGCGCCCGACACCCAGATCTCCCACTGCTGCGCCCGCCTCGTGCCGCGCGAGGCTTCCTCACAGCTTTAA
- a CDS encoding J domain-containing protein, producing the protein MGEKFLTHYQVLGLARTATERDVKIAYRKAAKIAHPDRGGDPALFRQITQAYETLVDPVKRNAYDKSYGATGRSASSASTGSAHAHAREGYRGTYGSSSRAGSAGDTGFGGFNTRRAPEERRTAGDPAVYFPSYEGLAEGEVPLLPRPTAAQPVHGAPRKRGLFGATSRLAREARTAQLIMQQVLPGIPAARLINGVTAPFNSGYVDHVLVSGYRIAIVGSMLVPNGAFRWDGSTLVHGSKAVAPPQLIPATRQFQDLFPECNVTAWVCVHSNTGNLFEPVIDYARGTDPDGSNTVNVANAARFTREVKHFLASGPSPNVVDLSILDRLLGGMY; encoded by the coding sequence GTGGGCGAGAAGTTCCTCACGCATTACCAAGTGTTGGGGCTGGCGCGCACTGCCACCGAGCGTGATGTGAAGATCGCGTACCGAAAAGCCGCCAAGATTGCCCACCCGGACCGGGGCGGGGACCCTGCGTTGTTTCGGCAAATCACGCAGGCGTACGAGACACTCGTCGACCCGGTCAAGCGCAACGCCTACGACAAATCGTATGGGGCCACCGGCAGGTCCGCCTCGTCAGCATCCACCGGCAGCGCTCATGCCCATGCACGTGAGGGCTACCGTGGCACCTACGGTTCCTCGTCCCGTGCCGGCAGCGCCGGAGACACCGGCTTCGGGGGTTTCAACACCCGCCGCGCACCTGAAGAGCGACGCACAGCAGGGGATCCCGCTGTGTATTTTCCTTCGTACGAGGGACTGGCAGAGGGCGAAGTGCCCCTGCTGCCCCGTCCCACCGCCGCCCAGCCCGTCCACGGCGCGCCGCGCAAACGCGGACTATTTGGTGCCACGTCGCGGCTGGCCCGCGAGGCGCGAACGGCCCAGCTGATCATGCAGCAGGTGCTGCCCGGCATTCCGGCCGCACGGTTGATCAACGGCGTGACTGCACCCTTCAACAGCGGCTACGTGGACCACGTTCTTGTGTCGGGCTACCGCATCGCCATTGTCGGCTCGATGCTGGTTCCCAACGGAGCGTTCCGCTGGGACGGCAGCACCCTGGTCCATGGCAGCAAAGCGGTGGCCCCGCCCCAGTTGATTCCGGCAACCCGCCAATTCCAGGACCTCTTTCCCGAATGCAACGTCACGGCCTGGGTGTGCGTACACAGCAACACCGGGAACCTCTTTGAACCTGTCATCGACTACGCCCGCGGCACCGACCCGGACGGTTCAAACACCGTCAACGTCGCCAACGCCGCCCGCTTCACCCGCGAGGTCAAGCACTTCCTGGCCTCGGGACCCTCCCCCAATGTGGTGGACCTGTCCATCCTGGACCGGCTGCTCGGCGGCATGTACTGA
- a CDS encoding electron transfer flavoprotein subunit alpha/FixB family protein — protein sequence MSAIVVYVDQLDAPGKLSTTTAQLLTLARSAGDPVAVVAGAVTPELLAELGAQGVSRVLASEQAELGQFLVAPKADLVAQAAAAVSASAVLVENSAAGKEIAARVGVALNAGVITDAVSVTHDGGTLLAHKSVLAGSWTVEARATSAVAVISVKAHSVEASAAAQASSPDVETIEVAFAPASLGARVVSRTPRAASGRPELEDARIVVAGGRGVDGDFTPIEELADVLGAAVGASRAATDAGWISHASQVGQTGKKVSPQLYISVGISGAIQQKAGMQTSKLIVAVNKDSESPIFEIADFGIVGDLFQVLPQAVEEIKKRRA from the coding sequence ATGAGTGCAATTGTTGTTTATGTTGATCAGCTGGATGCGCCGGGGAAGCTCTCCACCACCACGGCGCAGCTCCTCACCCTGGCCCGCAGCGCCGGTGATCCCGTAGCCGTTGTGGCCGGTGCGGTGACGCCCGAGCTGCTCGCGGAGTTGGGCGCCCAAGGCGTTTCCCGGGTGCTGGCGTCGGAGCAGGCCGAGCTGGGCCAGTTCCTCGTGGCACCCAAGGCCGACCTCGTGGCCCAGGCCGCGGCCGCCGTGTCCGCCAGCGCCGTGCTGGTTGAGAACAGCGCCGCGGGCAAGGAAATCGCGGCCCGCGTGGGTGTCGCGTTGAACGCCGGCGTGATCACCGATGCCGTTTCGGTGACGCACGACGGCGGGACCCTCCTGGCGCACAAGTCTGTCCTTGCGGGGTCCTGGACTGTGGAGGCGCGGGCTACGTCAGCGGTCGCTGTCATCTCCGTGAAGGCGCACAGTGTCGAGGCTTCCGCAGCAGCACAGGCGAGCTCGCCGGACGTTGAAACCATTGAGGTTGCGTTTGCTCCGGCAAGCCTGGGCGCCCGGGTTGTTTCACGCACCCCGCGTGCCGCCTCCGGCCGTCCGGAACTAGAAGATGCTCGCATTGTTGTGGCCGGTGGCCGCGGCGTCGACGGTGACTTCACACCTATTGAGGAACTGGCTGATGTGCTTGGTGCAGCAGTGGGTGCGTCCCGTGCAGCTACCGACGCGGGCTGGATCTCGCATGCCTCGCAGGTGGGCCAGACGGGCAAGAAGGTGTCCCCGCAGCTCTACATCTCGGTGGGCATTTCCGGAGCCATCCAGCAGAAGGCCGGCATGCAGACGTCCAAGCTGATTGTGGCCGTGAACAAGGACTCGGAGTCACCGATTTTTGAGATCGCCGACTTCGGCATCGTGGGCGACTTGTTCCAGGTGCTGCCCCAGGCCGTGGAAGAAATCAAGAAGCGCCGGGCCTAG
- a CDS encoding electron transfer flavoprotein subunit beta/FixA family protein — protein MTQRTAVENSALNIVVLVKYVPDAQFDRHLTGDAHRLDRNESILSELDEYALEAALALTDARGGAKGGNTVTALTLGPAAAAAAVKKSLQIGATQGLHVSDDALAGSDASATSLALAAAIQSLGQVDLVITGMASTDGETSIIPAQLAARLDLPQITFASALDVTGTTVTARRDGDDFSEEIQATLPALVSVTDQANEPRYPNFKGIIAAKKKKVTTVSLAELGVAADAVGHAGSLTQVTAAAERPARTAGTIITDSGDAGIQLVDFLAAQKLI, from the coding sequence ATGACACAAAGGACAGCAGTGGAAAACTCAGCACTGAATATTGTCGTACTGGTCAAATATGTGCCAGACGCGCAATTTGACCGACACCTGACAGGTGATGCTCACCGGCTTGACCGCAACGAGAGCATCCTGTCCGAACTCGATGAATACGCACTTGAAGCGGCATTGGCACTGACCGATGCACGCGGCGGTGCGAAGGGCGGCAACACCGTCACCGCCCTGACACTGGGCCCGGCAGCTGCCGCCGCTGCAGTGAAAAAGTCGCTGCAGATCGGGGCAACCCAGGGGCTGCACGTCAGCGACGACGCGCTCGCAGGTTCCGACGCCTCCGCCACCTCCCTGGCCCTGGCCGCAGCCATCCAGTCCCTCGGACAAGTTGACCTTGTCATCACCGGCATGGCGTCAACGGACGGGGAAACCTCCATCATTCCGGCGCAGCTGGCCGCCCGGCTGGACCTGCCACAGATCACCTTCGCCTCCGCCCTGGATGTCACCGGCACCACTGTTACGGCCCGCCGCGACGGCGATGACTTCTCCGAGGAAATCCAGGCCACCCTGCCTGCCCTCGTCTCCGTGACCGACCAGGCCAACGAGCCGCGCTACCCCAACTTCAAGGGCATCATCGCCGCGAAGAAGAAGAAGGTGACCACCGTGTCCCTGGCCGAGCTCGGGGTGGCGGCAGACGCCGTCGGACATGCCGGTTCCCTGACCCAGGTGACCGCGGCAGCCGAGCGCCCCGCCCGCACCGCCGGCACCATCATCACCGATTCGGGCGATGCCGGCATTCAGCTTGTTGACTTCCTGGCCGCGCAGAAACTGATCTAA
- a CDS encoding class I SAM-dependent methyltransferase, producing the protein MSARDPGLAFTDGALQFEAWSDKLWDPMGRDVVAAAVLQPGEKVLDACCGTGAATIPAALAVGPSGTVDGVDISTGLLRIAAANLAERGIINTTLTEADVTEWRGHRTFDAVLCSYSMFFFADMEAGVEHLASMLRPGGRIVTSTWIEGALEPFAGRILEAAIKERPRLAGVVPAVNQNMARVASVEALSMWLEERGLEDVSVSTHPLTLTVDDAMAWNLVMGSGWRTLLPRDPEAISRVRRDFIRSVGPLIEMNSDAMIATASVPRRNH; encoded by the coding sequence ATGTCCGCTCGCGATCCTGGCCTGGCGTTCACCGATGGCGCACTGCAATTTGAGGCTTGGTCCGACAAACTCTGGGACCCCATGGGCCGGGATGTTGTTGCGGCCGCTGTCCTGCAACCAGGTGAGAAAGTTCTCGACGCGTGCTGTGGCACCGGCGCGGCAACGATTCCTGCTGCCCTGGCCGTAGGTCCCAGCGGGACGGTCGACGGCGTCGACATCTCCACCGGGCTCCTGCGCATTGCGGCCGCCAACTTGGCCGAGCGCGGGATCATCAACACAACCCTGACGGAAGCCGATGTCACGGAATGGCGCGGCCACCGCACCTTTGACGCCGTCCTGTGTTCCTACAGCATGTTCTTCTTCGCCGACATGGAAGCCGGTGTGGAACATCTCGCATCCATGCTCCGGCCGGGCGGAAGAATTGTCACCAGCACGTGGATTGAAGGCGCCCTGGAGCCGTTCGCCGGACGCATCCTCGAGGCCGCCATCAAGGAACGTCCCCGGCTGGCGGGCGTTGTTCCTGCGGTCAATCAGAACATGGCCCGGGTGGCTTCCGTCGAGGCGCTTTCCATGTGGCTTGAAGAGCGCGGTCTGGAAGATGTGAGCGTGTCAACGCATCCACTCACCCTGACCGTCGACGACGCCATGGCCTGGAACCTGGTCATGGGAAGCGGGTGGCGCACGCTGCTCCCCCGCGATCCCGAAGCGATTTCCAGGGTCCGCCGCGATTTCATCCGCTCCGTGGGTCCGCTCATCGAAATGAATTCGGATGCCATGATCGCCACGGCCTCGGTCCCCCGCCGCAACCACTGA
- the folP gene encoding dihydropteroate synthase, whose translation MEGMTTAPFHTPPLLHPVHHFGPRTIDFNRQVALMAIINRTPDSFYDGGATFALEAAVAASLAAVNDGADWVDIGGVPFAPGPALSADEESERVVPVIAAVAAASDVIISVDTFLPEVAARSIAAGANVINDTTGLSNPEIASVVAESGAHLVITHSLAAPRTVYPRPQYDDVVTEVAAFLSSRVELALSLGVPAEKIIIDPGHDLNKNTLHTLEITRRFNEIAALGFPALAAVSNKDFIGETLGQSKDERLEGSIASGVICILGGARVLRMHNVAAASSAIRMTEAVLGWREPAYLLHNMGQLNEPAHPAQPADV comes from the coding sequence ATGGAGGGTATGACCACCGCCCCGTTCCATACCCCGCCGCTGCTCCACCCCGTCCACCACTTTGGCCCGCGCACCATTGACTTCAACCGCCAGGTGGCGCTCATGGCGATCATCAACCGCACCCCAGATTCCTTTTACGACGGCGGAGCCACCTTTGCGCTCGAGGCTGCGGTGGCCGCTTCACTGGCTGCCGTGAACGACGGCGCCGACTGGGTTGACATTGGCGGGGTCCCCTTTGCGCCGGGGCCGGCCCTGAGCGCGGACGAGGAAAGTGAGCGGGTGGTTCCCGTCATTGCAGCGGTGGCCGCCGCCAGTGATGTGATCATCTCCGTTGACACGTTTTTGCCGGAGGTGGCGGCGCGCAGCATTGCGGCCGGTGCCAACGTCATCAACGACACCACGGGGCTGTCCAACCCGGAGATCGCCTCGGTGGTGGCCGAATCGGGCGCCCACCTTGTCATCACCCACTCCTTGGCCGCGCCCCGCACCGTATACCCCCGGCCGCAGTACGACGACGTCGTCACCGAGGTGGCGGCCTTCTTGTCATCCCGGGTTGAGCTGGCGCTGTCGTTGGGGGTCCCGGCCGAGAAGATCATCATCGACCCCGGCCACGACTTGAACAAGAACACGCTGCACACCCTGGAAATCACGCGCCGCTTCAACGAGATTGCCGCCCTGGGCTTCCCCGCCCTGGCCGCGGTGTCGAACAAGGACTTTATCGGTGAAACCCTTGGCCAGTCCAAGGATGAACGGCTGGAAGGCTCCATCGCGTCCGGGGTGATCTGTATTCTGGGCGGAGCCCGGGTGTTGCGCATGCACAATGTGGCCGCGGCCAGTTCCGCCATCCGAATGACGGAGGCCGTCCTCGGGTGGCGGGAGCCGGCGTACCTGTTGCACAATATGGGCCAGCTCAACGAGCCGGCCCACCCCGCGCAGCCGGCAGATGTGTAG
- a CDS encoding NAD(P)/FAD-dependent oxidoreductase: MSQSSSTSAPGTADAKTPGMVIIGGGLTAATAAETLRKEGYQGPLTIVANEAEIPYQRPPLSKGFLAGKEGEDALLPLPASWYPEHNVTVLTGTAATALDPGTHTVTLADGSVLPYATVLLATGAAPRRIPFPGVELAGVYTFRTKADSVAMKERLSTGGHNLVMIGSGWIGMEIAATARELGNNVTLLGLEDVPLSVAIGAELGGVFLNRHQEAGVKFVLPASAAEIQGTDGVVTSVLTTTGVTLPADIVIVAVGVVPNIALAQDAGLTINNGIEVSAALATSAEDVYAAGDVANAMHPVTGTFARSEHWANAIASGKVAAKSMLGQDATLDDIPYFYTDQFDLGMEYSGFGALTKDAELVVRGDLAKREFIAFWVLEGRVVAGMNVNIWDVQDTIKALISSRRMVDTVKLADPQTPLEEI; encoded by the coding sequence ATGAGCCAGTCATCCAGCACCTCAGCCCCCGGCACAGCAGACGCCAAGACCCCGGGCATGGTGATCATCGGAGGCGGCCTCACGGCGGCCACGGCCGCTGAAACCCTCCGCAAGGAAGGGTACCAAGGCCCCCTGACGATCGTGGCCAACGAAGCCGAGATTCCATACCAGCGCCCTCCCCTGTCCAAGGGCTTCCTGGCCGGCAAGGAAGGCGAGGACGCCCTCCTCCCCCTGCCTGCAAGCTGGTACCCGGAGCACAACGTCACCGTCCTGACCGGCACGGCGGCCACGGCCCTTGACCCCGGCACCCACACCGTCACACTTGCTGACGGCTCCGTACTCCCGTATGCCACCGTGCTTTTAGCAACAGGTGCCGCCCCGCGCCGGATCCCGTTTCCCGGCGTCGAACTTGCCGGCGTTTACACCTTCCGGACCAAGGCCGACAGCGTTGCCATGAAGGAACGGCTCTCCACCGGGGGCCACAACCTGGTCATGATCGGTTCCGGCTGGATTGGCATGGAAATTGCCGCCACCGCCCGCGAGCTGGGCAACAATGTCACGCTGCTGGGTTTGGAGGACGTGCCGCTGTCCGTGGCCATCGGTGCGGAGCTGGGCGGTGTGTTCCTCAACCGCCACCAGGAGGCTGGCGTGAAGTTCGTGCTGCCGGCCAGTGCCGCCGAGATCCAGGGCACCGACGGTGTTGTCACGTCCGTGCTGACCACCACCGGCGTCACCCTGCCGGCTGACATTGTCATCGTGGCCGTGGGTGTGGTCCCCAACATTGCGCTCGCCCAGGACGCCGGGCTCACCATCAACAACGGCATCGAGGTCTCGGCGGCGCTGGCGACCTCTGCCGAGGACGTGTACGCGGCCGGCGACGTGGCCAACGCCATGCACCCGGTGACCGGGACGTTTGCGCGCTCCGAACACTGGGCCAACGCGATTGCCAGCGGCAAGGTCGCGGCGAAATCCATGCTGGGCCAGGACGCCACACTCGATGACATCCCCTACTTCTACACCGACCAATTCGATCTCGGCATGGAGTACTCCGGCTTCGGCGCACTGACGAAGGACGCCGAACTCGTGGTCCGCGGCGACCTCGCCAAGCGCGAATTCATTGCGTTCTGGGTCCTGGAGGGCCGCGTCGTGGCAGGCATGAACGTGAACATTTGGGACGTCCAGGACACCATCAAGGCACTCATCTCCTCCCGCCGCATGGTCGACACGGTGAAGCTGGCTGACCCGCAAACCCCGCTCGAGGAGATTTGA
- the folE gene encoding GTP cyclohydrolase I, with product MTITSASLPDLLAFDDPETLAPEIDLPRAQAAIAEFLRALGRDETDPHLLDTPRRVAAAYAEMLTPRETSWTTFPNEDGYQGLVLVKDIPFHSLCQHHLLPFRGVAHVGYLPGDRLFGLSKLARGVELFSRDLQVQERLTQQVADWLEDTLAPRGVGVVMEAEHMCMSLRGVQTSGTLTRTSVFTGLLSDAGPLREQFPH from the coding sequence ATGACCATCACCAGCGCGTCCCTGCCGGACCTCCTCGCATTTGACGATCCCGAAACCCTGGCGCCGGAAATTGACCTGCCCCGCGCCCAGGCAGCCATTGCCGAATTCCTGCGTGCCCTGGGCCGGGATGAAACCGACCCCCACCTCCTCGACACACCGCGCCGGGTTGCCGCCGCCTATGCCGAAATGTTGACCCCGCGCGAGACCTCATGGACCACGTTTCCCAACGAGGACGGCTACCAGGGCCTGGTGCTGGTCAAGGACATCCCCTTCCATTCACTGTGCCAGCACCACCTTTTGCCGTTCCGCGGCGTGGCGCATGTGGGCTACCTACCCGGCGACCGACTCTTCGGCCTGTCCAAGCTGGCCCGCGGCGTGGAGCTGTTCTCCCGCGACCTGCAGGTCCAGGAACGCCTCACCCAGCAGGTGGCGGACTGGCTGGAGGACACCCTGGCGCCCCGCGGAGTTGGCGTAGTCATGGAGGCCGAGCACATGTGCATGTCCCTGCGTGGCGTCCAGACCTCCGGCACGCTGACCCGCACCTCGGTCTTCACCGGTTTACTGTCCGACGCCGGCCCCCTCCGTGAGCAGTTCCCGCACTGA
- a CDS encoding LysR family transcriptional regulator produces MFFRQLEYLVSLSRERHFMRAAHACAVSQPALSEGLRKLEIELNVALIRRGNKFEGLTPEGEAAVVWARQILAGREGLIAEVGAVHGSITGTLRLGCIPTAANALSLLTGPFCAAHPGARVEVSSDLASSEVLRQVREHEIDGGLTYIQGPLPDDFRLVPLYRESYVLLSTNTGAVPPASWRAAATLPLCLLSPKMQGRQRIDALFAEAGVQPVPRLETDSVASLFAHVMTGSWATIVPAAWLHAFGVPPSLHATPLNDLEHSVPVGMVTLNQEPSPVLTRALEAVAAAADLAFLSEPPQHHPLL; encoded by the coding sequence GTGTTCTTCCGTCAACTTGAGTACTTGGTGTCCCTGTCCCGTGAGCGCCATTTCATGCGTGCAGCCCATGCCTGCGCGGTTTCTCAGCCTGCGCTCTCTGAGGGGTTGCGCAAATTGGAGATCGAGCTCAATGTTGCACTCATCCGGCGCGGCAACAAATTTGAGGGGCTGACTCCGGAGGGTGAGGCGGCTGTGGTCTGGGCTCGGCAGATTCTGGCCGGACGGGAGGGGCTCATTGCAGAAGTTGGTGCCGTCCATGGCAGCATCACAGGAACGTTGCGGCTGGGCTGCATTCCCACGGCAGCGAATGCCCTTTCATTGCTGACTGGCCCCTTTTGTGCCGCACATCCCGGTGCGCGCGTGGAGGTTTCTTCCGATCTGGCTTCCTCGGAAGTCCTGCGCCAGGTGCGTGAACATGAAATTGACGGTGGTCTCACCTACATCCAGGGGCCCCTCCCTGACGATTTCCGCTTGGTGCCGTTATACCGGGAGTCCTATGTACTACTCAGCACCAACACGGGAGCTGTCCCGCCGGCCTCGTGGCGGGCGGCGGCGACCCTGCCACTTTGCCTGCTGTCACCGAAGATGCAGGGCAGGCAGCGCATCGACGCGCTTTTTGCCGAGGCCGGGGTGCAGCCTGTTCCGCGGCTTGAAACGGATTCAGTTGCCTCCCTTTTTGCCCATGTCATGACCGGTTCCTGGGCCACGATAGTGCCAGCCGCGTGGCTCCACGCCTTTGGCGTGCCGCCGTCCCTGCACGCCACCCCGTTGAATGATCTTGAGCACTCCGTCCCCGTGGGGATGGTCACCCTGAACCAGGAACCTTCCCCTGTTTTGACTCGCGCTCTGGAGGCCGTCGCTGCGGCGGCAGATTTGGCATTCCTTTCAGAACCGCCGCAACACCACCCCTTGCTGTGA
- a CDS encoding FUSC family protein has translation MTASPLPAVTLASASLAATVAVSPRSSMLRPATLLPSGGDRRAARRMTLSFAVPILLLLAVGRPELIIYAAFGSFVGMYGRDEPHQLRLLHQGQAAALLIGGALLGIFCAVAALGPWALIGCEALLAGAASLVADRFGLKPTGPFFTIFAFGALASVPPIAAWWAPASVSIGAAAFSVLVGFSGWVGTRLWHPGAARAVVPPQAAAAAVHALRYVLAVVAAGSVGHLLGMGHPYWAMAAAAVPLAAESLNGRIRRGLHRMFGTFAGVAVTALILWPRPPVLILAVAVLALIYPTELFMQRHYGMALVFFTPLILIMTLLAVPGDPAELIRDRAAETVVGALAGMLVAVVVREPRRRTVSPR, from the coding sequence ATGACTGCCTCACCCCTGCCAGCTGTAACCTTGGCCTCTGCATCCCTAGCTGCCACCGTTGCTGTCTCGCCGCGTTCCTCCATGCTGCGCCCCGCCACTCTGCTCCCGAGCGGGGGCGATCGGCGGGCCGCCCGGCGCATGACCCTGAGCTTCGCCGTGCCCATACTGCTACTGCTGGCAGTTGGACGCCCGGAACTGATCATCTACGCGGCGTTTGGCTCCTTCGTGGGCATGTATGGCCGGGACGAACCACATCAGCTGCGGCTCCTGCATCAGGGGCAGGCAGCTGCACTGTTGATCGGCGGTGCGCTATTAGGCATTTTCTGTGCCGTCGCTGCTTTAGGACCGTGGGCCTTGATCGGTTGCGAGGCGCTGCTGGCGGGTGCCGCGTCCCTGGTCGCTGATAGATTCGGTTTAAAGCCAACGGGCCCGTTCTTCACGATCTTCGCTTTCGGGGCTCTGGCCTCGGTGCCGCCCATCGCCGCCTGGTGGGCCCCTGCCTCCGTCAGCATCGGGGCAGCTGCATTCTCCGTCTTGGTGGGTTTCTCTGGCTGGGTCGGTACACGTCTATGGCACCCGGGTGCGGCACGCGCCGTCGTCCCTCCACAAGCTGCGGCTGCGGCGGTCCATGCACTGCGCTATGTCCTGGCTGTCGTCGCTGCAGGCAGCGTGGGACACCTGCTTGGCATGGGACACCCCTATTGGGCCATGGCTGCGGCGGCGGTACCCCTTGCCGCGGAGTCACTGAACGGCAGGATCCGGCGAGGCCTGCACAGGATGTTCGGGACCTTCGCCGGCGTGGCCGTCACTGCGCTGATACTCTGGCCCCGACCGCCGGTTCTCATTCTGGCGGTGGCCGTGCTGGCGCTCATCTATCCCACCGAGCTGTTCATGCAGCGACACTACGGAATGGCGCTGGTCTTTTTCACCCCGCTGATCCTGATCATGACTTTGCTGGCCGTCCCAGGGGATCCTGCTGAGCTGATCCGGGATAGGGCTGCAGAAACCGTTGTTGGCGCCTTGGCCGGCATGCTTGTTGCCGTTGTGGTCCGTGAACCCCGACGACGAACCGTGTCGCCTAGGTAG
- a CDS encoding pyrimidine reductase family protein, protein MIERIFPDPAVLSGAALEHEVLAAPPENRRSTRPWVSFNFIASIDGAASLDGLSGQLGNAWDQRVFSLLRQTSDVILVGAQTIRAEGYGGELLSHAAQQWRSDNWLSPHPPLAIVSGSLNLDPGLEVFTQAPVRPLVLTLASAPQERRESLSEVSDVVNVGEASLDVARLIAELSGRGYQNIHSEGGPTLLGSFAAEGRVDELNLTVSPLLVGGAAGRIAMGGHHGGAASAAGAAGELARSMNLARILKADSMLFLRYVRPDM, encoded by the coding sequence ATGATCGAGCGCATCTTTCCCGACCCGGCCGTACTCTCCGGAGCCGCCCTGGAACACGAGGTGCTGGCCGCGCCGCCGGAGAACCGGCGCAGCACCAGGCCGTGGGTCAGCTTTAACTTCATTGCCAGCATTGACGGGGCCGCCTCGCTGGACGGACTGTCCGGACAACTGGGCAATGCCTGGGACCAACGCGTGTTTTCCTTGTTGCGCCAAACCTCGGACGTCATCCTGGTCGGCGCCCAAACCATCCGTGCCGAAGGCTATGGCGGGGAACTGCTGAGCCATGCCGCCCAGCAGTGGCGTTCGGACAACTGGTTGTCCCCACATCCGCCGCTGGCCATCGTCTCCGGCTCCCTCAATCTGGACCCGGGGCTTGAGGTTTTCACCCAGGCGCCCGTCCGGCCGCTGGTTTTGACCCTGGCTTCGGCACCGCAGGAGCGGCGTGAGTCGCTGTCGGAGGTGTCCGACGTCGTCAATGTTGGCGAAGCTTCACTGGACGTGGCACGGCTCATCGCGGAACTGTCGGGGCGTGGCTACCAGAACATCCATTCCGAAGGCGGACCCACACTGCTGGGCAGCTTTGCCGCGGAGGGCAGGGTGGACGAGCTCAACCTGACGGTGTCGCCGCTACTGGTGGGCGGTGCGGCCGGCCGGATTGCGATGGGGGGCCATCACGGTGGCGCCGCAAGTGCGGCCGGTGCGGCCGGGGAGCTGGCGCGTTCCATGAACCTGGCGCGGATACTCAAAGCCGATTCGATGCTGTTCCTGCGCTACGTCCGACCCGATATGTAA